Proteins from a single region of Heterodontus francisci isolate sHetFra1 chromosome 29, sHetFra1.hap1, whole genome shotgun sequence:
- the LOC137345839 gene encoding neoverrucotoxin subunit alpha-like — protein MSDSVFFTEYISFKAVTLWDLDALQKDVRVQSKHKTEINFYASETIEGKTSALDVDGSLKASIITGLMKLEGSAKYLNDTKKSKQQARVTLQYRTTTRFKQLTMSHLGRQNVTYPYVFDQGTATHVVTAVLYWAQAFFVFDQEVSSAESLRDIQGNLEGMIKIIPKIAIEGEASLKMTDEENTNVQKFSCTFYGDFSLENNPTTFQDAIKIYRNLPNLLGVNGEHAVPMRVWLYPLNKLDSKAAQLVRDISIGLVNHSQSVLEQLNETVWRCNDMMRDSPFPKIRDKIKQFQNPCLQYKSVFQKTLESILPFIQGGGQEEGLLADILKNQDQSPFKSQALSTWLESMDKEIAVVGSYPNILKGIKIISSKNELDREILDPYYQSVVCFTFLSLHREEPYLSALSGHLKELITSHMKNPPKTQDMKEEKSELWFNKTSVCKQIREQARLFADFANANKNQKKTKFIVASVPSQACDGATIYRYEDGTEISNQYHLPSKLDRPTIAFQGNT, from the coding sequence ATGTCTGATTCTGTGTTTTTCACTGAATATATTTCTTTCAAAGCTGTCACCCTGTGGGACTTGGATGCTCTTCAGAAGGATGTGCGTGTACAATCTAAACACAAAACTGAGATTAATTTCTACGCATCAGAAACCATTGAGGGAAAAACCTCGGCTTTGGATGTTGATGGATCATTGAAAGCAAGCATTATCACTGGGTTGATGAAGTTGGAAGGATCAGCGAAATATCTCAATGACACAAAGAAATCAAAGCAACAGGCCCGAGTGACCCTTCAGTACCGAACAACAACCAGGTTTAAACAGCTGACAATGAGTCACTTAGGTCGGCAGAATGTAACCTACCCGTATGTGTTTGATCAGGGGACAGCAACTCACGTGGTTACAGCAGTGTTGTACTGGGCTCAGGCTTTCTTTGTGTTTGATCAAGAGGTCTCTTCAGCAGAGAGTCTACGGGATATTCAGGGTAACCTGGAGGGGATGATTAAAATTATTCCCAAGATTGCAATTGAGGGTGAGGCCTCCCTAAAAATGACTGATGAAGAAAATACAAATGTTCAGAAATTTAGCTGCACCTTTTATGGGGATTTCTCACTGGAAAACAATCCCACCACATTCCAAGATGCCATCAAAATCTACAGAAACCTCCCAAATTTGCTCGGTGTGAATGGAGAGCATGCAGTGCCCATGAGAGTCTGGCTTTACCCactcaacaaactggactccaaaGCTGCTCAGCTGGTACGAGACATAAGCATCGGACTGGTcaatcactctcagtctgtactggAGCAGCTCAATGAGACAGTGTGGAGATGCAATGATATGATGAGAGACAGTCCATTTCCCAAGATCAGGGATAAGATAAAACAATTCCAAAACCCGTGCCTACAATACAAATCAGTTTTCCAGAAGACTTTAGAAAGCATCCTTCCATTTATCCAAGGAGGTGGGCAGGAGGAAGGATTACTGGCGGATATTCTAAAAAACCAGGACCAGTCCCCCTTTAAAAGCCAAGCACTAAGTACATGGTTGGAGAGCATGGACAAGGAAATAGCAGTGGTGGGATCTTACCCCAATATACTGAAAGGCATCAAAATAATTTCATCAAAGAATGAGCTAGACAGGGAAATACTGGACCCATACTATCAATCTGTTGTCTGTTTCACATTTCTCTCACTACATCGGGAAGAGCCGTATCTCTCTGCTCTTTCAGGACACCTGAAGGAGCTCATCACGTCACACATGAAGAACCCACCCAAAACCCAAGACATGAAGGAAGAAAAGAGTGAACTATGGTTTAACAAGACATCAGTGTGCAAACAGATACGAGAACAGGCCAGACTCTTCGCAGACTTTGCAAACGCCAACAAAAATCAGAAGAAAACTAAGTTTATTGTTGCTTCAGTACCTTCCCAAGCCTGTGATGGAGCAACTATTTACCGGTATGAAGATGGGACTGAGATAAGTAACCAGTACCATCTCCCATCAAAGCTTGACCGACCGACCATTGCCTTCCAAGGTAACACATGA